Proteins from a genomic interval of Pseudomonas paeninsulae:
- a CDS encoding PaaI family thioesterase has protein sequence MTAEQVQALIRAGLPIAEDIELCIDRLDAQGVLARVPFHAKLIRPGGTLSGPTIMALADAAMYAVVLGRLGRVEMAVTSNLNINFLVKPKPVDLLAEARILRLSRRQAVCEVSLYSLGNAEELVAHVTGTYALPL, from the coding sequence TTGACGGCGGAACAGGTTCAGGCGCTGATTCGGGCTGGGTTGCCGATCGCGGAAGACATCGAGCTGTGCATTGATCGGCTGGATGCGCAGGGGGTGCTGGCACGGGTGCCTTTCCACGCCAAGCTGATACGCCCGGGCGGCACGTTGTCGGGGCCGACCATCATGGCGCTGGCGGATGCGGCCATGTATGCGGTGGTGCTGGGGCGGTTGGGCCGGGTGGAAATGGCGGTAACGTCGAACCTGAATATCAACTTCCTGGTCAAGCCGAAACCGGTGGACTTGTTGGCCGAGGCGCGGATTTTGCGGTTAAGTCGGCGGCAGGCAGTTTGTGAAGTGTCGCTGTATTCTTTGGGTAATGCAGAAGAGTTGGTGGCGCATGTAACGGGGACTTACGCGTTGCCGCTGTAA